In bacterium, the genomic stretch CGATAATGAAAAACATAAAACTTTCAGGCAAAAAGTTTTTCATTTTAGAGATTCTTTTTCTCATGATTCACTTATGGTTTTGCCAAATATTTTAAAATTGGCAGCTTAAATTTGCCAAACTCAAGTAAAATAATCCAGAAAAAGAGAGGGGGGAGTAAATACTACTCCCCCCTCTTTCCGGCGAAGCAAAACCCTGTTTAGCAGGAACAGAATTTCTTGAAAAAGTCCCCGCATGTTTTGCCGTCTTTACAGCAATTTTCGATAACCTCTTTGCATTTTGCTTTGAGTTCATCGCCGGTAATCTCAACCTGGTAACCGTTATCAACCTCTGTCACCTTGATATTACAGCATTCTTTTTTCATTCTCCTTCACCTCCTTTCATGGAATTTTTGATAAATATATTTATATATATCTATATATTAAGACAAAAAAATATAACTATTTACCATCTTCATTTTTAAACAAACCCATAAAATCCTGGCAGCACGACGAGATACAGCATTTATTTAATGAATAATACACTTCTTTACCCTCTTTTCTGTCTGTAACAATCTTTGCCTGTTTTAAAATATTCAGATGGTGCGATATTGACGGCTGTTTCATTTTGAAATGAGTGCATATCTCCGAAACACACATCTCCTTCCCGCACAAGAGCTTCATTATCTTTATTCTCGTCGGGTCCGATACCGCCTTAAAAAAACATCCGCAATCAAACTGCATTTTTATTTATCGAATCCTTCTTTGTTTTACTTACATATAGACATCTATCTATATGTTATACTTTTATTTTAGATTTGTCAAGTATTTTTTGAGACCGTCTCTCTTCTTATTTTAACTATTGTAACTTCAATATCGTAAGTTCAAGTGGTGTGTTTCCGGATCCATAACCGCCATATACTAAGAAGTCGATTGACTCACCAGCCTTCACGGACCTTTCAAAATTAAAAATACCCGCATCACTGCCTTGCCAGAGCCAGTCAGAACCATGGCGAATGCCTATTTTCATGATTCCAGTGTCTCCTCTAAAAAACTGGCCATTGAAATTATATACTCCGTCAGACGCTGCTGTCCAACGCAATACCGACGCTTCATTTGTACTACTGGGGTGCAATGAAAGTTGACCAACTGCAACGCCACATCGGGAACTGTCATCATCGATACGCCATATCATAGGTGTATAATCTTCATTTCTTGGTTCTCTATACCACTGGGGTGAAGAAATATTCATTTGAGAACCTGTGTAAAGATTGAACATGTTGAAATCTTTAGGCATCCATCCATATGACCAAACGCCATTTGGATTCCCATTTCTGATGCTGAAATCCAGTGTTGCGTTATATTGTAATCTTGAGCCAACGATAATTCTGTTATTTACAAGCATTATTTTATTTATATTTTCAGTATTAATTGAAACCTTCCCGAATATGGTCTCTAATTCTAAAGACGTCAAGTTTATTACCCCTGTCAATTTGTCTTTATTATATAGTTCCACAAATACTGTTTTTCCATCACTTTGAAATTTAATATTTGATATTTGTTCGACAGGGATATCAAATTTTGCATAGCTGGTTTGAAAAGGCAGAGAGGGTAAAGACAATATACCTATAATATAAGAATTATCGGTTAGTGTAACAGCCGCCCGAGTTATATTTTTTACTTCCTGCTCTTCGGCGAATATTTTATCCGGTTTTATAACGGATGACATAAATACCAAAAAAATTATTGCTAAATTAATTAGTATTACATTCTTGTCCCTCATGTTTTTCTCCTTGAAATTCTTATTTTTACCGAACTTGCATGTGCGGAAAGGCGTTCCACTTCAGCTATTTTAACAATTTCCGAACCGGCTTTTTCTAATAATTTTGTTGTGTATGACATATAATTTGTCCGTTTGATAAAATCATGGACACCAAGAGCACTTGAAAATCTTGCCGTTCCCGCGGTCGGAAGGACATGATTCGGCCCCGCCCAGTAATCTCCGACT encodes the following:
- a CDS encoding metalloregulator ArsR/SmtB family transcription factor — protein: MQFDCGCFFKAVSDPTRIKIMKLLCGKEMCVSEICTHFKMKQPSISHHLNILKQAKIVTDRKEGKEVYYSLNKCCISSCCQDFMGLFKNEDGK